One genomic segment of Vibrio agarivorans includes these proteins:
- a CDS encoding IS3 family transposase (programmed frameshift), translating to MTKRTRRTFSPEFKLEAAQLVTDQGYTVVEAAKAMNVSKSAMDKWVRQLKQERQGVTPKASPLTPEQIEIRELKKRIAELEEHNEIIKKGYCSVDVGLTEQFSIIEKLKQSYSVAKLCKVFGIHRSSFKYWCKKPKTQSEEDVRLRALVQEAHSVSNGSAGARTIASIITNSGIKFSRYRATKLMKKLGLVSRQLPKHRYSKAAQEHIEIPNHLDRQFAVTAPNQVWVGDVTYVWAGNRWSYLAVVIDLFARKPIGWAMSFSPDSQLTGKALKMAYESRGKPSNVLFHSDQGSHYTSRKYRQTLWRYQIKQSLSRRGNCWDNSPMERFFRSLKTEWVPACGYSSLSEAWKSIVGYIIRYYSQIRPHQYNGGLTPNESERQYWETYKAVANFS from the exons ATGACAAAACGTACAAGAAGAACTTTTAGTCCCGAATTTAAGCTAGAGGCCGCTCAGTTAGTCACTGACCAGGGCTATACCGTTGTTGAAGCAGCGAAGGCGATGAACGTAAGCAAGTCAGCCATGGACAAGTGGGTGAGACAACTCAAGCAAGAGAGGCAAGGTGTCACGCCAAAAGCTTCACCGCTCACCCCCGAACAGATCGAGATCCGTGAGCTTAAAAAGCGGATTGCTGAGCTGGAAGAGCACAATGAAATCATAAAAAAGG GCTACTGCTCTGTTGATGTCGGACTCACTGAACAATTCTCGATAATCGAGAAACTCAAACAGAGCTACAGCGTAGCCAAGCTGTGTAAAGTGTTCGGTATCCATCGAAGCAGTTTTAAGTATTGGTGTAAGAAGCCCAAGACTCAATCTGAAGAAGATGTTCGTCTACGAGCCCTAGTTCAAGAAGCTCACAGCGTTAGTAATGGCTCAGCCGGTGCTAGAACTATTGCGAGTATCATAACGAACTCGGGCATCAAGTTCTCTCGCTACAGAGCCACTAAACTGATGAAAAAGCTTGGGCTAGTTAGCCGACAACTTCCCAAACACCGCTACAGCAAAGCAGCTCAGGAGCACATTGAAATCCCAAATCATTTAGATAGACAGTTCGCTGTGACTGCGCCTAATCAGGTCTGGGTTGGTGACGTGACCTATGTGTGGGCTGGAAATCGTTGGAGTTATCTTGCCGTTGTAATCGACCTCTTTGCACGTAAGCCAATCGGTTGGGCGATGTCATTTTCACCCGATAGCCAACTGACAGGAAAAGCACTTAAGATGGCCTATGAGTCACGCGGTAAGCCCTCTAATGTGTTATTTCACAGCGATCAAGGCAGTCACTATACGAGTCGTAAGTACCGCCAAACGCTCTGGCGATATCAGATAAAACAGAGTCTATCTCGACGAGGAAATTGCTGGGATAACAGTCCAATGGAGCGCTTCTTTAGAAGCCTAAAAACTGAGTGGGTGCCAGCTTGTGGCTACAGTAGTTTATCCGAAGCTTGGAAGAGCATTGTTGGCTACATCATTAGATATTACAGCCAAATCAGACCGCACCAGTACAATGGTGGCCTAACACCGAATGAATCGGAGAGGCAGTACTGGGAAACTTATAAAGCGGTGGCCAATTTTAGTTGA
- a CDS encoding HTH domain-containing protein: MSFISERQAMLDHLKQSRQEMRTKVDRTTEKELQLSSWIAQIDSQTDEEYLKHEAAEPTGSAYAPQFLHEHMITALAVAGEHVAQGNYEATAVDALIATAIHHEIPDPERYALRVVGYPYTRAYACAKEAAKISPFLNELDQSHLGDLWVSAIDNPRTRVGRKLNQTITFAKQHSGNFHAGLRAMGNMELTHEVQDLRARMDSVESNVASMGKLNKITRREQVVKHHSRMTIAQMAEAFGATTRTIERDIAALREAGEIA, from the coding sequence ATGTCATTTATCAGTGAACGTCAGGCAATGCTGGACCACCTAAAGCAATCTCGTCAGGAGATGCGCACTAAGGTTGACCGCACTACTGAGAAGGAACTTCAACTATCTAGTTGGATTGCACAAATCGATAGCCAAACAGACGAGGAATACCTCAAGCACGAAGCAGCAGAGCCCACTGGTTCAGCGTATGCACCTCAGTTCCTTCACGAACATATGATTACAGCCTTGGCTGTTGCAGGTGAGCACGTAGCTCAGGGTAATTACGAAGCGACAGCCGTTGACGCTTTGATAGCTACAGCAATCCATCACGAAATACCTGACCCGGAACGCTACGCCTTGAGAGTTGTTGGTTACCCTTACACAAGAGCTTATGCCTGTGCAAAAGAAGCAGCGAAAATATCCCCTTTCCTTAATGAGCTCGACCAGTCACATCTTGGCGACCTCTGGGTGTCTGCCATCGACAACCCACGAACACGAGTAGGACGTAAATTGAACCAAACAATCACCTTTGCCAAGCAGCACAGCGGTAACTTTCATGCAGGACTTAGAGCGATGGGTAACATGGAGCTTACCCACGAGGTCCAAGACCTACGAGCGAGAATGGATTCAGTTGAATCAAATGTTGCTTCAATGGGCAAGTTGAACAAGATTACTCGCAGAGAGCAGGTAGTAAAGCACCACTCAAGAATGACAATAGCCCAAATGGCAGAAGCCTTTGGCGCAACAACTAGAACCATTGAACGAGACATCGCAGCACTACGTGAAGCAGGAGAAATAGCATGA
- a CDS encoding BRO-N domain-containing protein produces MEHEGKPYFIGKEVAEKLGYSNTAKAISTHCKRAEILPSQNGILESASNRGTQIIPEADLYRLVIKSELLSRFATADSCPVKLTGWEMQNLKSKA; encoded by the coding sequence ATCGAGCATGAAGGCAAACCATACTTCATCGGTAAGGAAGTAGCTGAGAAGCTTGGATACTCGAATACAGCAAAAGCAATCAGCACTCACTGTAAGAGGGCTGAAATCCTACCATCCCAAAATGGGATTTTAGAATCAGCATCAAATCGAGGCACACAGATCATCCCAGAAGCAGACCTTTACCGATTGGTTATCAAGTCAGAGCTACTGTCGCGATTCGCGACGGCAGATAGCTGCCCCGTCAAATTGACGGGTTGGGAAATGCAGAACTTAAAATCAAAGGCATGA